The genomic DNA GGACACCCTGGCACATCCCTCCCGCCGCCTCCTATGGGAATCCCACGCTCCCCCACATGCCAGACCAGCATGGTGGCTCCGTGGACAGGGTGtacatggggagggggcagagcaaagGGCACTAAGATGGCAGAGTCACcaggacccaggctggcagggatgTGGAAGCCGTGGCCCTGGGGGTCAGCACCTCCAGGGCAGGAGTGCAAACATGGGGGCTGAGTAGTTTATTGATGCTGGGGAACCTGCATCTCCCCAGGTGgcctcccctgctcccagctgctggctgGTCCCTCTTCCCTTAGAGGTCTTTAAGGGGGAAGCAGGAGACTCCTGCGGGACTGAGACCCTCCTGGAGCCCCACTGAGCTGCCCTCTTGTGCCCCAGAAGCTGAGCAGGAGGGGTGAATCGCCTCTGAGGCCCCGGCTGCATCGTCCCCACCCCACAGGGCAATGCGGGCACCGGCCAGGCGGGCTAAATGCTGAGGCCTCAGTTTTGCTCTCAGCTCCACTTGCTTCCCCATGTaggtgagggcagggctggggccacccCCTTCCAACAGGAGCCATGGGGCCCCTGGGATTTCTCAGACGCTGCCCCTGTATCCTAGCTGCTGTGGTGTACCCAGAGCCCTCCCCAGAGACAGTAGTCGGGGGTCAGAGCCAAACCAGGCCCTCGGGAACCCGCTGACTAGAGGAGCGGCCTGGTAGCTGCTTCCCTGGTAACCCAGCAGGGATGCAGGGCCTGCTGCACAATGGAACCGCCCCACGCCAGCCGGAGTCTGTCAGGGCAGGACAGAAGGGGAAGGGCATGTTCATCCCCCAGGCGCCATCAAATTTGCCCCACGACACAGGAGCTCACAGTCGCACCGCTGAGCTTGGCTGaggtgtgacacacacacacacaccatcagtCCCACGGGCTCCGCTCGGCCCGGTGTCCGTCAagtgactgccatgcacttcacCGGTGCTGGCAATTCGGTGTCATGGCAGGGAAGACAAGGGGTGTTTACTGGTGTTTTGCCCCAAATTTTCCTTCCTTGACCCTCGCCCAGTGACATGCTGTCCATCAGTCATATAgctgctgccctccaccccagagtcAGCTGCATTCCATGAGTGCTGTATGTACCTACTTTGTACAGCCCCTTTGCCAACCCAGATGAAAGTTTACACAGCAGCTCTCTGGGTCATTCGTGTATCCTCCTCACTGCCATGTCAGCGCAGGCCTGCAGATAGCCAGAGTAAACATCTGCTGCAGTCTGCAGGGGGAGCAAAGGAGGGTTTTTGTAGGCCCTATACAAATGATGGGCAGTGAGGAGGTTCATTGCTTTCCTTTTGCAGTTTCCTGTGGATGAGGGTGGCCGATTGCAGAGTGAAGCGAGAGAACCATAGGAGCGGGGCTAGGACAATGCAGGAGGCTGACGCTTTCTGGGTGTGGGTGCCCAGCACGGTACACCTGGGATCTgtcaggggggagggagagctcagcacccacagctcctgGGACCGTTGTACTGGGGGCTCCCTGCATTCCCCCACTGTGTACGTCTCTCCCCTACCCTTCTATTACAGGGACTCCTTGCAACTCCTCCTAACTGCCCAGTGccaggggttgtgtgtgtgtgcccccattccccctgctcccatagcaggcccacacacacacacaccaatgtcTCTGTGTGCCCCGCATTCCCCCATCCCTTGTGCCAGGGTCCCGTGTTGTCACCCCATGCAGGGGCCGTGTGCCCTGTTCTCCCCCCTCATCACTGGCTGTCTGGAAGAGAAGTCATGCAGGGTGTCAGCCCTGGGCGGATGAGCAGGGCCCAGGAACAGGCTCTAGCTGTGGCGGTGCTAGACAcatgcggggggggaggggtccccCCGTGTTCCCCATTTGCCCTCTTGCGGATTTCCAACCCCCGCCCCCAGGATTCCGCTGCTGTGTGTCCAGAACATCCTCCGAAACTTTGGACCTGCTGGGACGCGGCGCTCGCAGGTTctgcccccgcccctgcccccgagACAAACCCCTTTGGGTGGGGGGCAAGGCCGGCCCAGGCCGGGCTAATCAGCTGCGACGTGGCCAAGCCCCGGGGGAAGCCGGGGAGGGGGGCGAGGGCCGGAGCGTGAGGCGCTGAGTGGGGGCGATCCCGAAACACCCCCAGCAGGGGCGCAGGCAGCCCCCGGACCCGGTCTCCGGGCAGGAGAAGCCCCGTCCCCCGGGGCTTGCGCTGGCTGCAGCCGGGCCCGCCGGGAAGTTTGGGCTCCGGGAGCGGAGCGGAGCCGGCGAGCTGCGAGCAGCCCCCGGGCCGGAGAAGGGGAGCCCGGGCTGAGAGCGCCGCGCGGGGCCGCTTCCCCCGAGGGGCCGGGTCGGGCCGGGCTGCCAATCCCGGCTCCGCGCACGCCTCGATCACCGCCCAGGTAGGAGCCCGGCCGCCCCCCGGCGCCGCTGGGCGGCAGAAGTTGGCAGGCTCCGGGGCTGTGCAGCCAGCGCGCCCCAGCCGGAGCCCGGGAGCCGGGGCCCCAAGCGCCCCTCGCCGTGGGGTGCGGAGTACCCAGGAGCGGAGGCTCGTTAACCCCCCGGGGGACCCCGGATCCGGATCTCCGGCCGTGAGTTCTCCGGGGCGAGCGGGTCGCGGCTGCCGGGCGCTGGCGGGGCGGCTGCGAACAAAGGGGCAAGTCCCCCCCCTGGGAGCGAGCAGCCTCCTCCCCAGTGCCTCGGGCAGGGGCCGCCTGGGCGAGCTTGGGACGGTCCTTGTgtgggggctggggcacggggggcggctctgggaggagaataggggctgggagccaggactcctgggttctatccccggctcAGGGTGGAgagtgggggttgggagccaggactcctgggttctatccccggctcagggaggagagtgggggctgggagctaggactcctgggttctatccccggctcagggaggagagtgggggctgggagccaggactcctgggttctattcccagctctgggtgcAGAgtagtggctgggagccaggactcctgggttctattcccagctctgggaggagagtgggggttgggagccaggacccctgggttccatCCCGGCTCTGGGTGaagagtggggggctgggagccaggactcctgggttccatccccggCTCAGGGAGGAGagtaggggctgggagccaggacccctgggttctatcccccgCTCTGGGAGTAGAGTGGGTTGCTTGGAGGTTAGAAGGGGGGAGGCTGAgaaacaggactcctgggttctatccccagctctgggaggaaagtgggggctagtgggttagagcggggggttggggctctgggctCCTGAGCTCTTAttcctggtcctgggaggggagcgggggctggtgggtgagagcagggggggctgggagccaggactcctgagttctgttctctGTAACTTGGGTGAGTGGCTTATCCTGTTtggccctcagtttccccagctgtatcAGACACGGAGTGACACAGGCACACCCTGAAAAGGGAAGTGCTGGGCGGAGGGAAGCCTTGGTTCTGTCCCAGTAGGTtttatggggagaggaggggacatggttctcttctccccatccttcctctgtcatatacacacacactccaccccacGGCCAGACGCAGGCAATCCAGGATGGATGCGGtggccacagccagcccccccaaggagcagaggggagacTGAGATGCTGCCTGGCTCCTGTGTGAGAGCAAGGTGCCTGGAACCAGAGATGGGGGGCTGCTCGCAGAGCCTGGGTCAGGCTTGTTTCACTGCACACGTTCTGTGGCTCGATTCGGCTGTGAAACCTCAAAGAGCCGTTTGCCTGTGGCTGGTTTGGGCTAAGCACAAGGAAACGTGACCTGCTCTGACTTGGTGTCCATGCAGAGCctcacagagcaggggagagaggcaTGGGGATGGGTGGAACGAGGAACCAGCTGGTGGAGGAAGGGGCCTGAAATGTACTAGAGGGGTAAGAAAATCTCCCTGTGGGCTGGGTGCAAGGTGGGAGCAGGAAGATTTCTGCCCAGACCTGGGTCTGAAAcaggcccctgtggagcccactAGTAACCACATGCCCCGTTCTGTAGGCCGGATCCTTCTCCCACAAGGCTCTGTCCTTTCTCCCCGCTCCCCGGACACAACATGCTGCTTGTAAAGGTCTCCGGAAAAATGGCATCAGCATAGACTGAGCCAAACCAGCTCCTGGAGCGTGTGGGCATCCGAGCTGTAGGAAATTCTAAGCCGGGCTGACGTACGTGGGGCAAACATTGACCTAAGCAGGGGCAAGGCCCATGACTTACCCCGGGCCTGGGTTTGGCCTGCTAGGAGACAAGTGACAGCGAGAGGATCTTTCCATCCTGTGGTGTAAAGGGTTAAGTGCGGCTCCTGTTCCTCCCTAATAGGAAAGGCTCTGTAGCTGCTGCCTGGGGAAGGGATGGATCCGTCCGACTCCCCAGTACTTTCCCTTGTGTCCTGACGGCAAACCAGTCAGAGCACAAGCCTGGGGACCAGGACCTCCTGAGCAATCTGGTCTCCCTTTGGGGCCTTGGATTCACCCAGCCCCTGCAGGTTTCACTTTCCTCCTCTGGGAGAGGATAAAGCAACGTCCCCCGCGGACTCCAAACGATAACAGGGAAAGCTGTACGGACGAGAATGAATCCAttcacagccacctctggggaggagccagagcagCCATTTAGCAATACACCGCAGCCCCTTCAGCCCATTTAGGACACGAAGCCACGTCCAGTTGGATGGGGGGCACGAGGGATTTAGGAAGGATGCAGTCCCCTAGCCTGGGATTTGGCCAGGACATCCAGGCTGTGTGATCTTCAGTGATCCCAAGCGATCTCACCCAAACAACTGTGCTTCCACACTCCTAGCACCAGGGTTCTCCACTGACTGTCTCCTAGCCAGGCACTGGCCTAGGCCAGCCCTACTTAGCTTTGGAGTAGGggcaccagacagcaagtgtgaaaaatcgggacagggtggggggtaataggagcctatataagaaaaatacccccaaaatcgggactgtccctaaaaaatcAGGATAGCTGGTCACCCAACTTAGGAGGGGGCCACAGTTGCCAAGTCACATGGAGAAGGAGCAAGGTGCAAACCCAGGAGCCTTAACTAGGTGGTGCAAACCGGCCACCGTAGCAGCCCAGCTAGCTGGAACTTCCAGTGGGACTGGACGGGACAGGACAGGACGGGAGGGGCAGGGCGGCAAAGTAGCCAATTGTATTAAAGTCACGGCTCTTGATTTTGAAGAGTACGGCGGTGACATTGCAGGGAcggggtggagtggagctgggaatgtgagggggggtGGCAGGAGGCGGGGATTGAGGTGGGGGAGTGTGTGAATCCCGAGGATACGGAGTCTGCCAAAAACAGAGCGAGTGGCAGAGAAGAGCTAATGTTTTGGGCAGGAAGGGCCGAGGCAGTTTGAGGCGAAGGTGCAGTCAGGTGGTTCGGGGCCTGGGCCTGCAGGACACGCTAGAGAAAGCAGTGTGTGCAGGTGAGGAGGCCGGGGCTCAGTAGCTGGAAGAGCCAGGTGCTGCTGGCAGGTAGAGGGAGACGACCCCCCGAGAGCCTGGGAAACTTGCAGCAGGCCATGGTGAAAGGCTGAGCAGCAGCCCGGGGCAGGCgtcagcagctggagcagccagcTGTGAGCTGGTGAGATTccagcctggctcccaggcccacaCCCCTGCGGGGTCCCGATCTCCAGGGCTGATGAATTGTTTTCTCAGGTTACCAACCTCGTTTCTCGATCTGTCCAATTTTTACAGGCTCCTTGGGAACCCGCCCGGTGCCTTCGTGACAGCCCAGGATGGCCACGCCCTGGTTCCTGCTGATGTCCGTGTGGCTCCCGCTGAGATTTCTCCCTGTGTGCCGAGCTCAGGAGCCACCTCCGTCTGGGTGCGGCACGGACCTGCCCTTGCTGTATTACAACCTCTGCGACCTGTCAGCGGCCTGGGGCATCGTGCTGGAGGCAGTGGCCAGCTTCGGGGCAGTGAGCAGCTTCGTGCTCACCATCATACTAGTGGCCAGCCTGCCCTTCGTGCAGGACCCCAGGAAAAAGAGCCTGGTGGGGACTCAGGCATTCTTCCTTCTGGGCACGTTCGGCCTCTTCTGCCTGACTTTCGACTTCATCGTCAAGCGAGACTTCTCCACCTGCACCTCGCGGCGCTTCCTCTTCGGGGTCCTCTTTGGGATCTGCTTCTCCTGCCTGGTGGCCCATGCCATCACCCTTAACTTCCTGGCCAGGAGGAACCATGGGCTGCAAGGCTGGGTGACCTTCGGCGTggccctgctgctggccctggtTGAGGTGATCATCAACACCGAGTGGCTGCTCATCACCCTGGTGAGGAGCGAcggcccctcccaggacccctgcgaTGTGGCCAACGAGGACTTCGTCATGGCGCTCATCTTCGTCATGTTCCTCCTGCTGGCAGCCTTCGCTGCCGCCTGGCCCGCCCTGTGTGGCTGCTACAAGCACTGGAGGAAGCACATCATCTTCATCCTCCTCACCACCTCCCTGTCTATGACCATCTGGGTGGTCTGGATCATCATGTACCTCTACGGGAACCAACAGAGGGGGGGCCCGGCCTGGGATGACCCCACGCTGGCCATTGCTCTGGTGGCCAATGCCTGCGTCTTTGTCGTCTTCTATATCATCCCTGAGGTCTCCCATGTGACGCGTCCAGGCCCAGAGCAGACCTACGAGAACGACATGTACCCGACCAGGGGCGTGGGCTATGAGACCATCCTGAAGGAGCAGAAGTCCCAGAGCATGTTTGTGGAGAACAAGGCCTTCTCCATGGATGAACCCTCCTCAGGTAGGCAGGAGAGCCCCTGGGTAAAGGGGCTGCAGGCACTGGAGTGggagaggcagctgtgtctctgGGTGATTGTACGTCCCTCTGCAGATGGGACTTGTGCTGGGGTGTGGTGCTGGTGGTTCCCCTGTCACGGCAAATTCCAGCTGACTCGGGGTCCATCCTTCGTGTGCACACACGCTCATACGCACGGACGTGTGTTCTGGGAGCTGCCCAACAGCACCGTCCTATGGGAGCTGAACCTCGGGCCAGGGGACCAGCCTGTGAGCTgttccctgagcccagccctgcaTGGCCCTGAGCAGCCTCCGCCCGCCTGACTTCCACAGGAACTAGCTGAATAGCACCTCTTGGGGAGCTCAGCGctgtgcaggattgagccctttgtGACACAGGGCGGCTTCCATCGagagacccccccctcccctATCTCCATTCAGTCAAATATTTGGGAGGGGGCCAGGGACCGGTGGAGTTCAGGCTGCTGCTGACGACAGAGCTGGCCAATAACGTGGACAGAGCGGGCTGTGAACCATGGCTTTGGCAGGGAACTGGAGGCCACCAGCCCCGGTGCACGGGAAGGGGTTTATATCTGGCATTATACCCACGTGTCTGATGTTACCCCCGCTGAAGGTGGCAAGGCCAGTGCCTGGGGAGGTGGCTGAGATCAAACTTGTTTGTTTATGTCCTCTAATTGTATGACTCAGCAGCTCCAGGCTGCGCCGTGGCAACTGCCCgtctctctccctgctcccctctggccacctcacCCCCTCTTGCATCTTTCCCTCAGGTAGTGTCATGGTGTGTTAGGCgctgagctctctggggcagggccctgtGTGGGGGCAGCAGCCAGCACCGTGGAGCCCTGATGCTGACGGGGGCCCCGGTTGCTACAGTGATACAAACACCCGTTTGTGGAGCACAGAGTGTGGCTCCTGGGAGGGAGTTGTCAGCCAGGCAGCCTGCCCTGGTGGGAAGGTTTGTTGTGACACGGTCCATCCAGCAGGACCTGGACAGAGACCACCTACACGCTTGGATCTGGTGAGGGAACAGCCCGATATCTGCTCAGATATCTGGACCGGCTGAAATAATGACTTCAATTGTTGTCGTTCTGGAAACACACACAGGCTGTGTGCTGGCCTGGGACTTTACAGCTGGGGGCGGCCAACCGTTTTCTTCCTTGTGCGTGTTGCCAAGAGCACACCTCTCCTCAGGGGCTTTTCCTCCACTAAGAGAAAGTGTAGCTGCTAGttctcctgcccctcccacctCCTGCTACGACCTGCAATAACAAACCTGTGCGGTGCCACGGCTCTATCGAGAAGCCAGACAAGAACAAAGCAGCACGTGTAACCGAGGGCTCACAAGCCACCCTACAATAACACGTTTGTGTTTGCCATGCAGGCGCAGCCACCCCATAACCAGCCAGCATGCGCAGGCCAGAGCTCCCAAGTGACCCTACGATAACAAACCATTGCTCGCGCCTAAATAACATGGACCGGTGCCCGATTGGCTAAGACTGCGTGTGACTGAATTGCTGCTGGGACTGGGGCCAAACAAGCCTTGcctccagcccccagctgctCGCCCCTGGGGGGAGGACCTCTTGTGAGTTAGCTCATTAAAACCTGCTTGTTCGTGCTGTGCCATAAACAGATCCTTGCTCCACAGCCACCTTCTGCTCTGGAGGGCTGGTCTGCACCCGCACATTGGACCCCGCTAACGACGCTGGTCTTGGGAGAGCGGCACAGTCCTCCCAGAGGGGCCATAGTCAGAGCGGGACACAGGTGCTGGTACCAGGATAGCTTATTCCTGGGCACGCTGGGGAATAGGATAGGAACATGGGAGCAGACGGGTCCCCGAGTCCAGTTCCTGCTGGCGCAGGCAGTCCCGTCGTATAACCCTAAAACATCCCAGCATAAGGCCCCTTGAGCGCTGCGTAAGTGTGGCTCCACCCGAGGTTGTACTGGAGTAACTATAGCTGACGTGGCTCTGCCAGCGTGTGGAGCAGGCCTGAGCCAGCCGGTGCCCTGGGCTGGGTGGTCTAGGTTTGCCTGCCGCGGGGGCTGGACTGGCTGATTTCCCAAGGGCCCTTCCAGCCCCAGGTCTGTGTGATTCTGTGACTCAACGGTCTGTACGTCGCCTCCCGAGTGCTGCCACCTGCCTGCGCAGCGCCGGAAGGCTGCCCGGTTCTTAAGGCAGCATGAAAAACAGCACATCACGGCTCCATCTTCATCAAGCCCCTTGTCGTGGGCCCAATCCAAAGGCTGCTGATCTCAGGgaccagctcccattgatttcagtgggcgtGTGTCAGACCGCAGCCATCTGTGCCGGTGTCCAGCCAGGAGGTCCCTGCCCGCCGGAGAGAAGTCTGTCTACTCCCTTTCAGCGTGGCCAGTGGCCAATTAATGCATGAGCCCATGGGTCCTGTGTCCAGGAGCTCCGGCCactttggggaccccaggagtgcCAGAACCTTGTAGAAATGGGGAGGCTGCACTGGTGCCCGAGCTGTGACCCcgtcccctgctcctcctcttccccaggaccccaccccctggccaggccagaagctggagctgggtAGTGGTAAAAGCTGACATGGGGAGCGCTGgataggggagctggggggcctgAGAACAGCCCCTGACCCgtgtccctgcccccctgggAAGAGACTGGATCAGCTCCCCTGCTGCCACTGCTCCGCGCCTGCCCAAGGCGACTATGCCCATGTTAAAGTGGGTGGGCATGGGCCCCCTGGCCCAGCACTTCTGCCCCCGGCATGCAGGGGGCCCAAATATTCTTTGTGCCCAGAGCCCCAATAAATCTGAATCCACCTCTGAGCACGGCCCGGTGCTTTTTCTCTTTTCAGCCAAGAAACCGGTGTCACCTTATAGCGGATACAACGGGCAGCTGGTGACGAGCGTATTCCAGCCCACGGAGATGGCTCTGATGCACAAAGGGCCCGTAAGTCAGACCGGGAGTGTGTGTGTTCTCCCCACGTCAGCCAGCAAGCGGTCGCTTGCTGGGGGCAGGACGGGATAATGTCCCAGCACAGGCCCCGCTCTCCGGCCAGGACACAAGGCTGTGGCTGAGTGAGGCACGGCGCTGGGGGTTGTATGTTCCATCCCTGGCTTTGCTGCTAGCCTGCTGAGCTGCCTTGGGCAAGTCGCTCCTCCCTCTTGGCCTCGGTTTCCCCTCTTGCCCTCTGCCTGTCTGGCCTGTTCAGCCTGTGACGCTGTCTGGGCAGGGATCATCTCCCACGTGGTGTATGCAACGCCTGGCATGGtggggcctgatctcagttgtGTTATGGGAGTGAGCTGAGCAAGGGGCTGGTCCCCAGCATCctgctgtgagctgctccagaTTCCAGTCACCTTAGGGTGCAGCCAGACACAGCCTGGCATGGTTGGGTTGAGGGCGGGTTGCACGGGTGCGCTCTATCTGGGCACCCCTGGCCCCATTGCACATGAGGGAGGCGTGAGAGCTGATTTGAATGGCCTGTTGGTGCCTGGAGAGTCCCTCCCTGCAGGGAcgctgggatggggctgggtggCAAGCCCAAGAGAGCTGAGGGGTAGGTAGGCCACTCCGAAGTGCCAGCCATGTCTCTTCTCAGCCCTGCCCTCACTTGTTCTCTTTCCAGTCCGAAGGCAACTACGACGTCATTCTCCCCCGGGCCACCGCCAACAGCCAGGCAATCAGCAGTGCCAACTCTACCCTACGTGCAGAGGATGCCTATGCGGCACAGAGCTGGCATGCAACAGCCCAGAAGGATGGCAAGGGCATCCAGGTCTGTGATAATGTGCAGCTTTACCACTGAGGCAGCATGAtgagtggttacagcagggggagctgggaatcggggaggggggggagctTTGATTCTACTGCTACTGTCTCCCTATGGGACTGTcacgctctgtgcctcagtttccctacctatTAAATAGGGATTAAACAGATACTCCGCTTTGTGAAGGTGTTTGGAGACCTCCTGGTGGAAACGCCTCCTGTGTGTAAGTCCAAGGGATTGTATTGCTACTAGGACCCGTTGTCCTTGCGTCCTCTTGTTAACTCCAGCcttcccagctggcctggggagctgcagggatcaGAAATCGATTGTGCTTCATTCGAAAGGTCTAGTACCTCAGTGGCAGGTCTGGGAATAAAAACCCTCTTTCCACAGCTGGGGATGAGATTTCCCGGGGGTCAGGACTGGTGTTTCTGATGCAGAAACTGAGGCAACAGGCCTTGCCCTCCTCCTCGCTGCAAGTGGTAGCAGggctggaatagaacccaggagtcctggctcccaggccctggcTCTAACCCTAGCCTGTCCCTGCCGATAGAGGTGGGCTGTTCCCCGCTCTCTGAATGCAGCAAACGGAAGGTTTGTGTGTCCAGGCCTCTCCAGGAAATCCACCCTTCAGACGAAACACCGCAAAGCCCTCGCGCGACTAGAACGCACTATTCTCCAGCCGTTTCCTTGGCATCGCGGGGTTCTTACTGCTGCCTTTCTGGTGGGGTCTGACCTGTCCCGGGCAGGAACTGGCTCATTTCTAGATTCTCAGAACAATCGGTTTTTTTATTTCAACCAAGGCCCAGACTTGGGCGTGTGACAACGTGAGAGGCCTGTGGGCAAACCCCTGCTGACTCCAGCTTGGCCATGTCCAGGGGAATTCCGGGTCTAAGAGACGGCTGTGCCTCCTAGCTGCAGAGTCCtgatctctgtctctctgctttAGGCTCCCTCTCCATACAGCAAGAGCAGGTGGTAGAGATCCCCGCCCTGGTTCCTGCTGCTCTAGAAACACCGGCGATCCCCTTCCTCCAAAGAGGGAAACTGTCTCCTTCCCCACCCGTGGACAGTCAAGCCAAGGCCAACGACGGGAACTGATCCTAGAGCCTCCTGCAGGGCAGGTCAATGcccagaagaggagagagaatcCAGCTTCTTCCCCACCTAGCCGTCCCCAGAGAGGACCCAGAAACTCTGCTAAACACTGGCTTGGCCCTCAGCCCCTCTGTGCTATTGATCCTCCTGCTGGGGATGCTGGACTGCACAGGCTGCCTGTGGGCTGGGATGCTCCAGGAGCTGCTGAGGTTGGGTCCTGATCGTGGGAACGGCCTTTCCTGTAAACCCCCGAGGTCCCTCCTGGCAGTGGTGAGCATGTGCTGCCCGGCACCTCGTCCCCATGGGAATCGCCTCTCGGCTGCATGAGTCACATTAGCTTTGCTGCAGCGCCCACTGTGCCCGCTGGCTCCCTCACTTCGCTCCCTGTGCCCTCCTGAAGCCCCAGGACAATCTGCCACTCGGTGTCCAGATGCAGGAGAACCACCCACAAGTGGCTGCAGCCAGAGGGCGGCTGCAGGCGTCGAAGGCCGTAGCTTCATGTGGGAGACCGGCAAGCACCTGTCTGATGGAGCCTCCacttgcagggagcagagctgagcaggtcTCGGCTGGGACCTGCCTTGGACAGAgccacacagatctccccgactGTTGCCCTGGATGTGGGGCCCTCCAGGGGCTGCGTGGCGTTCCCTGCCCTCAAGCCATGCCCATTCAGCCCAGCATGGAAGAAGCTGAGTCCTAGGACTGGTGtcctccacaggccctgccctggggtccATTCCTTCCTGTTGCAAAGTCCATGTGGTATCTTTCCCACCGCGTCTTGGCCGGGAGAGCACAGGTTCTGGCTGTGTCGCCGCCCGGCTCTGAGACGTGTTCTCAGTCAGCCCCCCAGCTGACACGGGAGACCTCATGGTGCTTTCTCCTGGGCGTCTCTGTCCTGGGTTTGGAGAGCGAGGGGCATAGAGGTGTTTGCTCACGGATCTGCTGCACTGCTGTATGGGAACTGTCAGCAAAGGCTGACCTTCAGCAGCAACTGCTGTCtgttctcctgccccagccccgcagtgcTCAGACTGGGGGTCTCCCCAGCCGGTTGCAGAGAGGGGCCAGCGGCAGGATCCATGGAACGGCAGCAAGTGCCCATGCACATGTGTGGTGGCTATTGGGGCAGCTGCTGCAACTGGGTGCgtgctgtgtggggagctgacaATGGTCTtgcttgggggcaggggcagcaaaaCCTGGCAGCCCAATTGTGTGGATGTGCAGGTGGAGTagaactggggttggggtcctgtcCCCTTCCCACCCTGTGACCATCCTGCGCTGCCAGCCAGCTGCTCTTGAGACCTGCTGTGgtctcccagggcttcctcttgGCTTCAGCTGTCCCAggatccctcccctgctccaccacaggcgTGGAGCCATGTGGGGCTGGGGTCAGAATGCAGACCAGCAGCACCACAGCTctcacccctgccctgactccttctgtgcctcagttttcctcatCTGCCAAGTGGGGATGATGGCACTGATCCCCTTCCCATGCCACTGGCTGCAGAGAGGGCAAGTGATCTCCTGGCGCAGAGTGAGATCAGAGGCAAGAAACAGGCCGTGGTGTGGCGAAGGGGAGGAGACTGAGTGGGGAAAGACAGAGATCCAGGACTGTCCTGGGTTCTTGACAGCCTGGTTCCCCTCCCCGCTGTGAACAACCCTTGACCTCTTCTCCAGCCTCTGAGAGCAGCGCGCTCAGGGCCTTCCCACAGGGGCTGTAAGAGCATTTGGTTTTTACTGATCCCACAAGCAAATATATTTTATGGGGTGGGCGTGGCCTATACCATGTGCGCGTAGCCAGGCCCTCTACCATCTTTGGTCTCCGACACGCAAAGGTCCAGATTCTGCTCTCGTTCGCCCCGGCGTCCAGTGGGAGCGAGTCCATGTTGGTGTCAGCAGTGGGTTCCTGGATCACCCCAGTGCCGCTGAGAACAGGGACCAGCCTCCCCCAGTGACTTTTGGCTTTTTTCGGTCAGTGTGTGCAGAATAAAGCTGGTTTTTCCTACGTGGCGCAGTCGTTGCTCCCTGTCCAGCTCGGC from Gopherus flavomarginatus isolate rGopFla2 chromosome 12, rGopFla2.mat.asm, whole genome shotgun sequence includes the following:
- the GPRC5C gene encoding G-protein coupled receptor family C group 5 member C isoform X1 → MATPWFLLMSVWLPLRFLPVCRAQEPPPSGCGTDLPLLYYNLCDLSAAWGIVLEAVASFGAVSSFVLTIILVASLPFVQDPRKKSLVGTQAFFLLGTFGLFCLTFDFIVKRDFSTCTSRRFLFGVLFGICFSCLVAHAITLNFLARRNHGLQGWVTFGVALLLALVEVIINTEWLLITLVRSDGPSQDPCDVANEDFVMALIFVMFLLLAAFAAAWPALCGCYKHWRKHIIFILLTTSLSMTIWVVWIIMYLYGNQQRGGPAWDDPTLAIALVANACVFVVFYIIPEVSHVTRPGPEQTYENDMYPTRGVGYETILKEQKSQSMFVENKAFSMDEPSSAKKPVSPYSGYNGQLVTSVFQPTEMALMHKGPSEGNYDVILPRATANSQAISSANSTLRAEDAYAAQSWHATAQKDGKGIQAQTWACDNVRGLWANPC
- the GPRC5C gene encoding G-protein coupled receptor family C group 5 member C isoform X2, whose translation is MATPWFLLMSVWLPLRFLPVCRAQEPPPSGCGTDLPLLYYNLCDLSAAWGIVLEAVASFGAVSSFVLTIILVASLPFVQDPRKKSLVGTQAFFLLGTFGLFCLTFDFIVKRDFSTCTSRRFLFGVLFGICFSCLVAHAITLNFLARRNHGLQGWVTFGVALLLALVEVIINTEWLLITLVRSDGPSQDPCDVANEDFVMALIFVMFLLLAAFAAAWPALCGCYKHWRKHIIFILLTTSLSMTIWVVWIIMYLYGNQQRGGPAWDDPTLAIALVANACVFVVFYIIPEVSHVTRPGPEQTYENDMYPTRGVGYETILKEQKSQSMFVENKAFSMDEPSSAKKPVSPYSGYNGQLVTSVFQPTEMALMHKGPSEGNYDVILPRATANSQAISSANSTLRAEDAYAAQSWHATAQKDGKGIQAPSPYSKSRW